A region of the Mytilus edulis chromosome 11, xbMytEdul2.2, whole genome shotgun sequence genome:
GTTATCTTCTTCATCGTCATCCATCATATCAAGAGCAGCGTCCCCATCAAGTATTGATATGTTGTGGAGAACACAACAGGTGATAATTATTTCGTTCACTGTTTTAATCTGCTGGACTTCGATATACCGTAGTCTGCGAAATCGTCCTTTCAACATGGCAAAAACTCTTTCTATGATACTACGTGTGGCAGAATGAGCTGCATTATATCTCTTTTGAATTTGTGTCAAATTACCAGTGTTCCTGTATGGCGTCATGAGCCAGGTCTTAATCGGGTAGGCACCGTCTCCTAAAATGTGATTTTGACCACAAGCCATGTTTGCTTCGTCCCATAAATCTGATTGTCGTAGCACCCTGGAGTCATGAACACTTCCAAGAAAACCcgcaaaacaattcgaaatcttcATATCTTGAAGGCAAACTGCTTGCAGAATAACACTGTGGAAACTTGTTCTATTGACATAACTTTGTGGGTGTTCTGTTGGGGGTTTAATATGGATATGTGTTCCATCTATACATCCGACGATTCCAGGAAATCCCCTCTTTTCTCTAAATTTTCTTACGACATCATTTTGTTCAGCAGCACCCGAGGGCCATCGTATAAATCTGTCCTTAAGGTTATTCAAAATAGCCGAAATAAACCTATCTCTACTAACAATTACAGACGAGTCGGCCACATCAAAGATATTTGATATAATGCGCACATTTTCCTGATGTCCAAGATATCTCAAGGCTATTAGAACGGTTTTCTCCAAAGAAATTCTCTCCCTACCGCCAAACTGAGGTGACCTGACTGACATTTCTTGGCATGTAGACAATAACTGGCAAAGGTGCTGAAAACAGTCAACTGATATTCTATATATTCTCCTGAATTCAACAGCTGTAAATTGGGCAACAACATCAGATATATAATTGTCTATTCGAACACGACTTTCTCTTTgcctaaaaaaaagaagagaattagctacaaaataaatgaatgataaacatttttataatgtCATAAGATAtctgatttcatatattttttaacatttaatgtACTTTATCCATGCACTTAAGAAAAATAGGAAGtgtccccccccctttttaagaaTAAAATCTTATAACTCGGAAACGTGAagtctgaaatttataaaaatcgaaaggaagcttaagtcaatagatataaacaattcaccaaagtttcatacaaactgGATAAAGcgattttgagttattgtccgacatgtggacgacggacggacagacggacggacaacggtataccataatacgtcccgtaaacagGCGTATAAAAAGTCAGTCCTTTTTAAAACTACTTGTATAATAAACAATAGTTAGTAAATGTGTTCATTTGTCGGAAGTATCGAAGGACCGTATGTCTCTACTAAATAATTTTTCAACGTCACAACAATCATACATTTGTGTTTGCTGGAAAACTTACAGAAACTTACAGAAAGGTCTGTAGTACTGCACCAAATATAACTGTACTTTCTAAGTCACAGTCATTGTCACTATCATCGTCTGATAAAAGAAACTCTGTAAAAactgtttccatttttttaatacgaaaattatttgtttatcaaATGCATACACAATAGTCCAGAAGCGATCTGTTTGTGTTTGTTTGCTTCAAACTTCTGGAGGTAACACGTGATTCTACAGAAGCACTCCATTTCTATTTGTTTGCTTCCCAAACCTGGAGGTCTTCTGGATGTCGTCAGAAGAGAGCAAACAAATACACCCCTGGACAAATGGGAATGGAACATCCAGATGCATTACTAAGAATGATGTGGTTCCAAAATACAGTGCATTTCGGTATGCGCACAGTGACTGAACATGTGAATATGAAATGGGGGGATATCAAATTATGTACCAGCAAGTCAGGAACACAGTTTTTGCAATATTCAGAAAGGGCAACAAAAACAAGGACAGGGGCCAACCCTGGAAATGTAAGAGACGTTCCACCCAGATCTTGGAAAAACCTAGAAGACCCCATTAGGTGCCATGTACTTGCATACATCAAGTATAAAGAACTCAGGCCTACAAAGTATAGTGCAGAGTCTGATCCTTTTTATGTTTCGTCTAATACCTGTTTCGGTACAAAATCCAGCAAATGGTTTAAATCCCAACCAGTGGGTATTAATAAAATCAGTAGCTTTATGAAGCTTATGATAACAAATGCAGGTACATACATTTAGCTGTTAATATTATCAGATTTCTTATTAAGAGAAAGTTGAATATTCCTTATAATCATGTTTTTTAAGTCATTTAATAACTTCATTAAAATTTACGATTTGATATCATATTGATATCAACAggaatatataattcaaatataaCAATAATCGAGTCTATGGCAGGTTTATCATATAAATATCTAATAGTGAGTTAGAATAGTACATCATTTAAAATCAACacgagttatttaatttcaatataataataaacgagcctgtggcgagtttattattactatttgaattaaataacgaGTGTTGATATTAAgcaaaacacaaattaaaaaatcaactGACAACTGAAATAACCAATGAGATGAGATTATGTCAGTTGATGAATTTTCCAAATCTTAGTTATAATCAGAAGTTGGTTATTATACATTGTAGATTCTTACATCATAAGTACATCTCTGGATTTATCAAATCAAGTTAGTTAAATTCAGACCAGGATGTAGATTTTTACATCATAAGTACATCTCTGGATTTATCAAATCAAGTTAGTTAAATTCAGACCAGGATTTTAACCTGGGACCTCTCAATAATTTGagtgctctaccactgagctatcTGAGTGTATTTTCACCTATATGCTGTCATCAAATCttacatttttaaatgaaaaaataacagtTAAGGAGTTTGTGACGAGTTTATCAACCAAAAATCTAATTATGAGTCAGAAAAGGATATCAGGATATTGGTTAGTATCAACACGagttatttaattttaatgtaataataaacgagcctgtggcgagtttattattactattgaAATTAAGATAACGAGTGTTGGTAACAAGTAAAATTCAATATTCACAAGTTCTTTCACCATAACAAAACCAAGTCTTGGCAAGAAACTTATAAGCCATAggcttgtttattattattattgaaataaaacaacttcagtTGATATCAAGTGATATCCAATTCTCACTagttatgaaacctataaatatcaaaacaagttatttcatttaaatataataataaacgagcctaTGGTAAGtttattatgatattttaatGAAACAACAAGTGTTGATAATAAGCAAAATTATAATCACAATTTCTTTCACCATAACAAGTAAAGTATTGTATTTATATCTTAAAATAGTAAAACAAGATAGCAATTGCTTTCATAGAAAATTATGAGTTTCATAACGAGTTAGAATCTCATTAGATGATTGAGAATCTCActagatatcgcttgatatcaatacaagttatttaatttcaatatcatATTATAAACAAGCCTATAGTAAAGTACAGTTTGTAGTTTTCAACTAAAACCTTCAAGTAAAGATTGTGTTTcatgaacaaaaaatattttaaaaagaaacaataagGAATGAGTGGTGGCTTTATTGATAACGGACTGAAATCAGATTCTTGCTTCAAATACTCGAACAAAATCTtctattcaaacaaaaaaatattgacaaaacgagtaaaaatgttacaaaaaactatacctgattacttcaaaaataaagctacacctgttatttcttatacttacaccaagtctattgcatccaagattttcaaccacaagagagttttagaggcttttaacctcaaagatacaaaatccaagcctccggattgctcatgtgcatcgtcactatacaattacagtccagctggtcatattattactggagaccttggcatcgttaccaatgaacaactaagagagttgttagccaagggaccaaaatatagaatcccccagcccatcaactggaaaaagaatttcaagttactgatggatgcagttgaggactatgcaagaaaatgggtaaagcgcgaaccagacgaaccagaactggatactttgtctgaatggatcaaagctattcgatcatgcattcagaggcgcatacaaaaattacgatgtaatatgagtacaaGAGTaactaaccctttcaagaatccggaggttgtggatgctttatcctctttgcatgacaaatatgtcgttgttccagcagataaagcctccaataatattgtcttcatatgtaaaaaacattatttgcaatgtctcactacagagcttggaattgataaaactactggtaatcctacatattctttaacatcatttaccaaggacgaaattttacaaaatcataaatctgtccttctttcttttggtatcaacatcaaagaaaacgaagaaaacttgccttcattatactggatacccaaattacacaaaactccatataaagaacgatacatagctgggtcttcaaaatgttcaaccaaacatctttctaaagtactgactactattctttcgacagttaaagatgggcttcaaaaatattgtgaggagatatattctaccagtggtgttaaccagatgtggattctcaaaaattcgaaagatctactgcttaaccttcaatcacaatctttgcaattttgcagcaacataaaaacttttgatttttctacgctatatactactattccccatgctcagttgaaagatcgactacaccatctcataaaacagagctttttctataaaaatggaaatcgtagatacaaatttcttgttttgggttacaataattcatattttgtgaaaaatcacactgaatctcccagaaaatatacagaagatgatattatcaaaatgctggactttttgatcgacaatatatttgttgagtttggaggatttatatttcaacagacagtcggtattccaatgggtactaattgtgcacccctgctggctgatttgtttttgtactcgtatgaagcagaattcattcagaaccttctaaaagacaaaaagaaaaagcaccttgcgaaattctttaattttactttccgatatattgatgatgttctatcattgaataacccatatttcagccaatacttacatctcatatatccaagtgaacttgaaattaaggataccactgatactagaaggactgcttcataccttgatcttttcctcaatattgacgtagatggacgacttcacacgaaaatctatgataaaagggacgatttcaacttcccaattatcaatttcccatttctcagcagtaacataccctctgccccttcgtatggtgtttacatatcacaattgatacgttattcacgtgcttgttcacactatacggacttcatatacaggagtgtgctccttacgcagaaactgctccaacaaagttatgaggaggacagattaaaattgacactccgtaaattttatggacaccatcacgatttggtggatccatacgatgtttcgttgaccaaactagctaaggacatttttaccacatggtagattgtgttttgtcataatgtcgtctaatcttttaattaccaaacgtgacttattcccgattgtgactgttttgccgagtgtgaactcgcattactataagacgtggtacggtacttatacatcccaaattcatgtatttagtttaaatgtttaaatgtttaatgttatatttgtaattctcatcggattttgtcaaatgtgttgacgtcttttctattatatttctgtgttatggtaaagaaaattaatcaccgccttcatttatcagatttgatttcgttcaaagtaatcagtacgatattttacgtttgaagttagattcataacaaacctgacatagttttataatatagttaattgctacctcagttttatattaataagaattaaaatgtgctttgttattaaatgcaatatcagtatttagttcaaatgtataatcttaaattaatcctaattctaatgacgtcattttttcgtcatttttcattttttgatgctctgttttactaattctaatgacgtcattttttcgtcatttttcagtttcaaataggacgtcacttggcgtagaggtttaaacgtattcggatgtgtctacttttgtgtttcaaatgtctggttatgtaaatgtatttcagttgtttcctgtaattagttaatacttcagctttatcatgtacatcttttgaatattcattttattaaatttactgtttgcaaaagtataaattactctaaattatagggattttctggtaacttaacggaaaacccttgccgtttttggcacaacctttttgatcttttggtcctcgatgctgttcaactttgtactcgtttcggctttcaaacttttgtatctgtgcgtcacacataggtcttgtgtggacaaaatacacttctggcgtattaaaattttgaacttgttgccttttgttggctgttgttcgtgtgattctttgtcaattgtgttctccaatttatttatattgtagtcctgtgttgtcattttgatgttatatttcacatggccataaaagtgcgaggtttggcatgccacaaaaccaggttcaacccaccattttttcctttaaaaatgccctgtaccaagtcaggaatatggtcattgttatattatagttcgtttctgtgtgtattacattataacgttgtgtcgtttgttttctcttatttttgagtgtaaattcacatt
Encoded here:
- the LOC139494361 gene encoding putative nuclease HARBI1, translating into MSVRSPQFGGRERISLEKTVLIALRYLGHQENVRIISNIFDVADSSVIVSRDRFISAILNNLKDRFIRWPSGAAEQNDVVRKFREKRGFPGIVGCIDGTHIHIKPPTEHPQSYVNRTSFHSVILQAVCLQDMKISNCFAGFLGSVHDSRVLRQSDLWDEANMACGQNHILGDGAYPIKTWLMTPYRNTGNLTQIQKRYNAAHSATRSIIERVFAMLKGRFRRLRYIEVQQIKTVNEIIITCCVLHNISILDGDAALDMMDDDEEDNIQQNVNNLQGPDQQGILKRDQIAANLQ